One window of Desulfobacterales bacterium genomic DNA carries:
- a CDS encoding type II toxin-antitoxin system Phd/YefM family antitoxin: MERIIDVTTARRQFGTLLDEVFHKGDVVTIERKGKPLAKIVPLEDSGSHVLGRSSITSKQKKLLEELNGLPRIGIDQNPVDILRSMRKQKRIKASIRYGK; the protein is encoded by the coding sequence ATGGAAAGAATAATTGATGTAACAACAGCTCGCAGACAATTCGGTACTTTGCTGGATGAGGTTTTTCATAAGGGTGATGTTGTAACTATTGAAAGGAAAGGGAAGCCGTTAGCTAAAATTGTTCCCCTTGAGGATTCGGGCAGCCATGTATTGGGGCGGTCTTCAATTACCTCTAAGCAAAAAAAACTATTGGAAGAATTGAATGGTTTGCCGAGGATTGGAATAGATCAAAATCCTGTTGATATTTTAAGATCCATGCGTAAACAAAAAAGAATCAAGGCAAGTATCAGATATGGCAAATAA